In one Alnus glutinosa chromosome 12, dhAlnGlut1.1, whole genome shotgun sequence genomic region, the following are encoded:
- the LOC133883049 gene encoding putative disease resistance protein At1g50180: MAEYVVDLLVQYLSQQMEKEGNFFGGVEDQVKSLHRELRLINIFLENSRGKRNEHPIVKEVVRQIREVAYEAEDVIDMFILKVAEHKRRSLMGRIFLSPKHAMMLRDDGKKFAGIKNAINEIYNNRERYDIERATETVDAAAEALHRRRREVEEDDVVGFVDDSSTLVKQLTEGGSQCDVISIIGMGGLGKTTLAKKIYNNVRVKNHFECCVWVYVSQDFRTIELLLNILKQMNISGIWNTLEEMGKEISVSWTILERMGVKELKELLFKCLGRKRYLIVMDDIWKVEVWDEVRSAFPDDLNGSRILITSRIKEVASQTSLTPPYFLPFLNKDESWELLSKKVFRGGACPPELETVGRKIAEDCCGLPLSIVVLGGLLANKEKTPRSWSKLIGNVNWYLTEANTICKDILAISYTNLPRRLQPCFLYFGVYPENFEITGRQLIHLWIAEGFIQHAGNRSIEDFFFFFFSVEMSF, encoded by the coding sequence ATGGCCGAATATGTTGTTGATCTCCTCGTGCAGTACTTGTCCCAACAAATGGAAAAGGAAGGAAATTTCTTTGGTGGAGTGGAGGATCAAGTCAAGTCACTCCACAGGGAGCTTAGACTGATAAATATCTTCCTGGAGAACTCCAGGGGAAAACGGAATGAGCATCCAATAGTGAAGGAAGTTGTCCGACAGATCAGGGAGGTAGCTTATGAGGCTGAGGATGTTATCGACATGTTCATCCTCAAGGTTGCAGAGCACAAGAGGAGGAGCCTGATGGGGAGAATATTTCTTAGCCCCAAGCACGCAATGATGCTTCGCGATGATGGAAAGAAGTTTGCAGGCATCAAGAATGCAATCAATGAAATCTACAATAACAGAGAAAGGTATGACATTGAAAGAGCTACAGAGACTGTAGATGCGGCGGCGGAGGCACTACACAGGCGTAGGAGAGAAGTCGAGGAAGATGATGTCGTGGGTTTCGTTGATGACTCATCGACACTGGTGAAGCAACTTACGGAAGGGGGTAGTCAATGTGATGTCATTTCGATCATTGGCATGGGAGGGCTGGGGAAGACAACTCTTGCCAAGAAAATCTACAACAATGTTCGCGTCAAGAACCACTTCGAGTGCTGTGTATGGGTCTATGTATCTCAAGATTTCAGAACCATAGAGCTCTTGCTTAACATTTTAAAACAGATGAACATATCAGGTATCTGGAACACACTAGAAGAAATGGGTAAGGAAATATCAGTTTCGTGGACGATACTAGAACGCATGGGTGTAAAAGAATTAAAAGAGCTATTGTTCAAATGCTTGGGAAGAAAAAGGTACCTAATAGTCATGGACGACATCTGGAAAGTTGAAGTCTGGGATGAGGTAAGATCTGCTTTTCCCGATGACTTGAATGGAAGCAGAATATTGATCACAAGCCGCATAAAAGAAGTTGCTTCACAAACAAGCCTTACTCCTCCCTACTTTCTCCCATTTCTGAACAAAGATGAAAGTTGGGAGCTCTTAAGTAAGAAAGTGTTTCGAGGAGGAGCATGTCCTCCCGAGTTGGAAACTGTGGGGAGAAAAATCGCAGAAGATTGTTGTGGTTTACCACTTTCCATTGTGGTATTAGGGGGCCTTTTAGCAAACAAAGAGAAGACACCTCGATCATGGTCCAAATTGATTGGCAATGTAAACTGGTACCTTACTGAGGCTAATACAATCTGCAAAGACATATTGGCCATAAGCTACACCAACCTGCCTCGACGCTTGCAACcatgttttttgtattttggtgtGTACCCAGAAAACTTTGAGATCACTGGAAGGCAACTGATCCACCTATGGATAGCCGAGGGATTCATACAGCACGCTGGCAATAGAAGcatagaggatttttttttttttttcttttctgtagaaatgagtttttaa